Proteins from a genomic interval of Catenulispora sp. EB89:
- a CDS encoding TetR/AcrR family transcriptional regulator, which produces MAAAREYQRKGEEVLVAAEELFLRHGYTDTTMQAVAVHAGVAKATVYSNFPTKDALFEAVVARRAEVNGTSVEHIDLESRDARATLVELAACFLSVIYSREQLELLRTVVADARRLPHLGALVVEGAGQETRETIHEYFSRLDAWGELEVSDLDMAVEYFLAIIKADRHVKLLLSQDVDITPEAIRAIAEGAVDIFLGGSRPRR; this is translated from the coding sequence ATGGCCGCTGCTCGGGAGTATCAACGCAAGGGCGAGGAAGTCCTCGTCGCCGCAGAGGAGCTGTTCTTACGGCACGGCTACACCGACACGACCATGCAGGCCGTGGCGGTGCACGCCGGCGTCGCGAAGGCGACCGTCTACAGCAACTTCCCGACCAAGGACGCCCTGTTCGAGGCGGTCGTCGCCCGCCGCGCCGAGGTCAACGGCACGAGCGTCGAGCACATCGACCTGGAGTCCCGCGACGCACGCGCGACCCTGGTCGAGCTGGCCGCCTGCTTCCTGTCGGTCATCTACTCGCGCGAGCAACTGGAGCTCCTGCGCACCGTGGTCGCCGACGCCCGCCGCCTCCCGCACCTGGGAGCGCTGGTCGTCGAGGGCGCGGGGCAGGAGACACGCGAAACGATCCACGAGTACTTCTCCCGCCTCGATGCATGGGGCGAGCTCGAAGTGAGCGACCTGGACATGGCGGTCGAGTACTTCCTGGCGATCATCAAGGCCGACCGGCATGTGAAGCTGCTGCTGAGCCAGGACGTGGACATCACCCCGGAGGCCATCCGCGCGATCGCCGAGGGCGCGGTGGACATCTTTCTGGGCGGGTCACGGCCGCGCAGGTGA
- a CDS encoding ABC transporter ATP-binding protein, translating to MTAPTIAARALTLRYARTLALDDVSLTMHDGVTGLLGPNGAGKTTLLRIVATAMTPDRGELTVLGHDPHSPAGRLAVRRRLGYLPQSPGFHPNFTAFAFVDYVAILKEQTNRGRRHEEVRRVLAVVGLDAHRGKKIKALSGGMRQRVALAAALVGDPDLLVLDEPTVGLDPEQRLRFRELIAELGERRTVLLSTHQTEDVMTLCRKVVVLDRGRILFEGTPTDLADLARGRVWTSSAREPGALAAWRTGTGSYRNVGNPPGGAQLIEPTLEDGYLMLIERPGSADEVSL from the coding sequence ATGACCGCCCCCACCATCGCCGCGCGTGCTCTGACGCTGCGGTACGCGCGGACGCTGGCGCTGGACGACGTGTCGCTGACCATGCACGACGGGGTCACCGGGCTGCTCGGCCCCAACGGCGCGGGCAAGACCACGCTGCTGCGGATCGTGGCGACGGCGATGACGCCGGACCGGGGCGAGCTGACCGTCCTCGGCCACGATCCGCACAGCCCGGCCGGCCGGCTCGCGGTGCGCCGCCGCCTCGGTTATCTGCCTCAGAGCCCGGGTTTCCATCCGAACTTCACGGCGTTCGCGTTCGTGGACTACGTGGCGATCCTGAAGGAGCAGACGAATCGCGGGCGACGCCACGAGGAAGTGCGCAGGGTTCTCGCCGTGGTCGGGCTGGACGCTCACCGCGGGAAGAAAATCAAGGCTCTGTCAGGCGGGATGCGGCAGCGGGTCGCGCTGGCGGCGGCGCTGGTCGGCGATCCGGACCTGCTGGTCCTCGACGAACCGACGGTGGGACTGGACCCCGAGCAGCGGCTGAGGTTCCGCGAGCTGATCGCCGAGCTCGGCGAGCGGCGCACGGTCCTGCTCTCCACGCACCAGACCGAGGACGTGATGACGCTCTGCCGGAAGGTGGTCGTCCTGGACCGGGGCCGGATCCTGTTCGAAGGAACCCCGACGGACCTCGCCGACCTGGCGCGGGGCCGGGTCTGGACGAGTTCGGCGCGCGAGCCGGGAGCACTGGCCGCGTGGCGTACCGGCACCGGTTCGTATCGCAACGTCGGCAACCCTCCGGGCGGCGCGCAGCTGATCGAACCGACGCTCGAAGACGGGTACCTGATGCTGATCGAGCGTCCCGGTTCGGCCGACGAGGTGTCACTGTGA
- a CDS encoding zf-HC2 domain-containing protein: MTQGSEAVVDPGEWHVANEELRHYAAGECTPPSLWSTEAHLTACQTCRLRLAELADPAQLADGWSRLDAALDAPVPGRLERLLVRVGVPEATARLLAVTPVLRLSWFASIAVVLVVSTASAHLAKAVSTPIVFLALAPLLPLAGVAVSFGPRVDPSYELAVVAPLQTFRLLLLRCAVVLSTTSLLSFAAALALPDYGLVALGWVLPSLTLTLLSLALTPRLGPLTAVAVVTAGWIALLAVTVHPHTGRSVVFALGGQLAMTAVGLSAAVVLPRLRSRFESDRHPDLVARRVTRRTP; this comes from the coding sequence ATGACCCAGGGTTCGGAGGCCGTCGTGGATCCCGGCGAGTGGCATGTGGCGAACGAGGAGTTGCGGCACTACGCCGCCGGCGAGTGCACGCCGCCGTCGCTGTGGTCGACCGAAGCGCATCTCACCGCCTGTCAGACGTGCCGGCTCCGGCTCGCCGAGCTGGCCGATCCCGCGCAGCTCGCGGACGGCTGGTCACGCCTGGACGCCGCGCTGGACGCGCCGGTGCCCGGCCGGCTGGAGCGGTTGCTGGTGCGCGTAGGAGTTCCCGAGGCCACGGCCAGGCTGCTCGCCGTGACGCCGGTGCTCCGGCTGTCCTGGTTCGCGTCCATCGCCGTGGTCCTCGTGGTGAGCACGGCGTCGGCGCATCTGGCGAAGGCGGTGTCCACCCCGATCGTGTTCCTCGCGCTGGCCCCGCTGCTCCCGCTGGCCGGCGTCGCGGTGTCCTTCGGTCCGCGCGTCGATCCCTCCTACGAGCTCGCGGTGGTGGCGCCGCTGCAGACCTTCCGGCTCTTGTTGTTGCGGTGTGCGGTCGTGCTCTCCACCACCAGTTTGCTCAGTTTCGCGGCCGCCCTGGCTCTGCCGGATTACGGACTGGTGGCCCTGGGCTGGGTCCTGCCTTCCCTCACCCTCACGCTGCTCAGCCTGGCGCTGACCCCACGGCTCGGACCGCTCACCGCCGTCGCCGTGGTCACCGCGGGCTGGATCGCCCTGCTGGCGGTCACCGTTCATCCGCACACCGGCAGATCCGTCGTGTTCGCGCTCGGCGGCCAGTTGGCCATGACGGCCGTGGGCCTGTCGGCCGCCGTCGTCCTGCCGCGTCTGCGGTCCCGCTTCGAGTCCGACCGCCACCCCGACCTCGTCGCGCGCCGCGTCACCAGGAGGACTCCATGA
- a CDS encoding RNA polymerase sigma factor yields MSAVSDVELLGAIAAGDRRAFETFYRRHASWLTLRLRYRCPDSSLVDDVVQETFLAIWSGSARFRDEQASADVAGWLWRIGSRRLIDALRAHGARQRLARMLTLGRWREEPSAEHELLLGIEHGDLGGALARLSPELRAVLQATVLDGLTTREAAVLLEIPVGTVKTRAMRARRQLRQELA; encoded by the coding sequence GTGAGTGCGGTCAGCGACGTCGAGTTGCTCGGAGCGATCGCGGCGGGCGACCGCCGCGCCTTCGAGACGTTCTACCGGCGGCACGCGAGTTGGCTGACGCTGCGGCTGCGGTATCGCTGCCCGGACAGCTCCCTGGTCGACGACGTCGTCCAGGAGACGTTCCTGGCGATCTGGAGCGGTTCGGCGCGGTTCCGCGACGAGCAGGCGTCCGCCGACGTCGCGGGGTGGCTGTGGCGGATCGGCTCGCGCCGCCTGATCGACGCGCTGCGCGCGCACGGCGCCCGGCAGCGCCTGGCGCGGATGCTCACGCTCGGCCGCTGGCGTGAGGAGCCGTCGGCCGAGCACGAGCTCCTGCTCGGCATCGAACACGGCGACCTCGGCGGCGCGCTCGCCCGGCTCTCGCCCGAACTGCGCGCGGTCCTCCAGGCCACGGTGCTGGACGGGCTGACCACCCGCGAGGCGGCCGTCCTGCTGGAGATCCCGGTCGGCACGGTCAAGACCCGGGCGATGAGAGCCCGTCGGCAACTGCGTCAGGAGCTGGCATGA